In Chromatiaceae bacterium, a single genomic region encodes these proteins:
- a CDS encoding SLC13 family permease, with protein sequence MSWQIGFVYALTLGAIGLFLSGRVRLDLTAALVIVALAVSGVLTPAQAVAGFGNPLVILIAGLFIVSEGLHRTGVAAAAGLRIAHIAGSSETRVIVLMMTVVALLSAFMSSTGVVALFVPVVMSLAREAGLIPARLLMPLAIGSLIGGMLTLIGTPPNLVVHRALVDAGWAGFDFFDFAPIGGVILLAGIVYMMTLGRWLLPARGEPQPAHRRKRLHEMAAQFGIDGSLHRLRVEPGSRLIGHTVGEVGLRRNHELAVIAVERQGRLLASLAPVLTGTRLRAADTLIVSAPASAIAGQKADLGLTDLGFPHGLQRRFRESFGVAEALVVPGSPLVGKTVFESNLRERQRLNVLSVRRGDGPMALDFQATELLAGDILLVAGAWTDLERLGGPRRDLVLLEMPEEVAERTWHANQAPWAIVITLGMLALMVSELTSTLVAVMLAAFAMVATRCVEPEEAYRSMNWQSLVLIAGMLPLADALQATGGAGLIVGGLTTLFRDLGPHAILFGLFVLTSLLSQFISNTATTVLIAPIALGIAGDLGYQPPAFMMTVAIAASTAFATPVASPVNTLVLAPGEYRFVDFVKVGVPLQLIALLITVVLVPIVFPLTGA encoded by the coding sequence ATGTCGTGGCAGATCGGGTTCGTGTACGCGCTGACGCTTGGTGCGATCGGGTTGTTTCTCAGCGGACGCGTGCGCCTCGATCTGACTGCGGCACTGGTGATCGTCGCACTGGCGGTGAGCGGTGTACTTACGCCGGCCCAGGCGGTCGCCGGCTTCGGCAATCCGTTGGTGATTCTGATCGCCGGCCTGTTCATCGTCAGCGAAGGGCTGCATCGTACCGGGGTTGCCGCCGCGGCCGGGTTGAGGATCGCGCACATCGCCGGTTCCAGCGAGACGCGTGTCATCGTGCTGATGATGACGGTGGTTGCGCTGTTGTCGGCGTTCATGAGTTCGACCGGTGTCGTGGCGCTGTTCGTCCCGGTGGTGATGAGCCTGGCGCGCGAGGCGGGCCTCATCCCGGCGCGGCTGTTGATGCCGCTGGCGATCGGTTCCCTGATCGGTGGCATGCTGACGTTGATCGGCACGCCGCCCAACCTGGTCGTACACCGTGCCTTGGTCGACGCCGGCTGGGCGGGTTTCGATTTTTTCGATTTTGCGCCGATCGGCGGCGTGATCCTGCTGGCCGGGATCGTCTACATGATGACCCTGGGACGGTGGCTGCTGCCGGCGCGCGGTGAGCCGCAGCCAGCGCACCGGCGCAAGCGTCTGCACGAGATGGCCGCGCAGTTCGGCATCGACGGCAGTCTGCATCGCCTGCGGGTCGAACCGGGCTCGCGCCTGATCGGTCACACCGTGGGCGAGGTCGGGCTGCGGCGCAATCACGAACTGGCGGTGATCGCGGTCGAGCGTCAGGGCAGGCTGCTGGCATCGCTGGCGCCGGTGTTGACCGGTACCCGGCTGCGTGCCGCAGACACGCTGATCGTTTCCGCGCCTGCGTCGGCGATAGCCGGGCAAAAGGCCGACCTGGGACTGACCGATCTGGGTTTTCCGCATGGTCTGCAACGTCGCTTTCGTGAGTCGTTCGGTGTCGCGGAGGCGTTGGTCGTCCCGGGTTCGCCGCTGGTCGGCAAGACGGTTTTCGAGAGCAACCTGCGCGAGCGGCAGCGCCTGAACGTGCTGTCTGTACGCCGTGGTGACGGCCCAATGGCACTGGACTTTCAGGCTACCGAGTTGCTCGCCGGCGACATCCTGTTGGTCGCCGGTGCCTGGACGGACCTCGAACGGCTCGGCGGGCCGCGCCGTGACCTGGTGTTGCTCGAGATGCCGGAGGAGGTCGCCGAACGGACCTGGCATGCGAATCAGGCGCCATGGGCGATCGTTATCACGCTCGGCATGCTGGCGTTGATGGTCAGTGAACTGACCTCGACTCTGGTCGCGGTGATGCTGGCGGCGTTCGCGATGGTCGCTACGCGCTGCGTCGAACCGGAGGAGGCCTACCGGTCGATGAACTGGCAGAGCCTGGTGCTGATCGCCGGCATGCTGCCGCTGGCCGATGCGTTGCAGGCAACCGGCGGCGCGGGGTTGATCGTCGGAGGCCTGACCACGCTGTTCCGCGACCTCGGTCCACACGCGATCCTGTTCGGCCTGTTCGTCCTGACCTCGTTGCTCAGTCAGTTCATTTCGAACACTGCGACCACGGTGCTGATCGCACCGATCGCATTGGGTATCGCCGGTGACCTCGGATACCAACCACCGGCCTTCATGATGACGGTCGCGATCGCCGCGTCGACCGCATTCGCGACCCCGGTCGCGTCGCCAGTGAACACCCTGGTGTTGGCACCCGGCGAATACCGCTTCGTGGACTTCGTGAAGGTCGGTGTCCCGCTGCAGCTGATCGCCTTGCTCATCACCGTCGTGTTGGTGCCGATCGTGTTTCCGCTCACCGGCGCATGA
- a CDS encoding GTP-binding protein produces the protein MSRPPQAPPIAVNLITGFLGVGKTTAIRHLLNHVPPGQQWAVLVNEVGEVGVDGALLDDGREVAVQEVAGGCLCCVAAPAFTTGLNRLIRQYRPQRILIEPSGLGHPAQVLDTLSGPLYADVLSVLATVCLLDARHLRSERHLAHPNFVDQIHLADVLVANKGDLYAAADFAALEEFVIALQPAKRKIAVTERGMLDPNWLELGRGTDRRAAFPEAHAFLLDHGEPRADAAAQGSQDWVMLEGRGDGYQRAGWLMRTPQPWPAERLAAFIAGLEAERKKGLFDTDRGWLTLNQTDWSRLEHPPADRRSRLELLDPAPLDVAAIDTALRRLSEAPG, from the coding sequence GTGAGTCGCCCCCCGCAAGCACCGCCCATCGCGGTCAATCTGATCACCGGCTTTCTCGGCGTCGGCAAGACCACGGCGATACGCCATCTGTTGAACCATGTGCCGCCGGGACAGCAATGGGCGGTATTGGTCAACGAGGTCGGCGAGGTCGGGGTCGATGGCGCGCTGCTCGACGACGGGCGCGAGGTCGCCGTGCAGGAGGTCGCCGGTGGCTGTCTATGCTGTGTCGCGGCGCCGGCGTTCACCACCGGCCTCAACCGCTTGATCCGCCAATACCGGCCGCAGCGTATCCTGATCGAACCGAGCGGCCTCGGGCATCCAGCCCAGGTGCTGGATACGCTGAGCGGTCCGCTGTATGCCGACGTGCTCAGCGTGCTCGCCACCGTGTGCCTGCTCGATGCCCGCCACCTGCGTTCCGAACGACACCTCGCACACCCGAATTTCGTCGACCAGATTCACCTGGCCGACGTGTTGGTCGCGAACAAGGGCGACCTGTACGCCGCCGCGGACTTCGCCGCGCTCGAGGAGTTCGTCATCGCACTGCAGCCGGCCAAGCGAAAGATCGCCGTGACCGAACGCGGCATGCTGGATCCGAACTGGCTGGAACTGGGACGCGGCACCGATCGACGCGCCGCGTTTCCAGAGGCACACGCGTTTCTGCTCGATCACGGCGAACCGCGGGCCGATGCGGCGGCGCAGGGGTCTCAGGACTGGGTGATGCTGGAAGGGCGCGGCGACGGCTACCAGCGAGCCGGCTGGCTGATGCGCACGCCCCAGCCGTGGCCAGCCGAGCGCCTCGCCGCGTTCATCGCCGGTCTCGAGGCGGAGCGCAAAAAGGGCCTGTTCGACACCGATCGCGGCTGGCTGACGCTCAACCAGACGGATTGGTCGAGGCTCGAGCACCCACCCGCAGACCGGCGCTCGCGTTTGGAACTGCTCGATCCCGCACCGCTCGACGTCGCAGCGATCGACACCGCACTACGCCGTCTGTCCGAAGCCCCGGGCTGA
- a CDS encoding ferritin-like domain-containing protein, which produces MSDNLYAAAERCLRCADVPQKLALARALTVDWRDDRLRRDDPPDPADLTEAGRPPRPELVAPADLAQRRIGTPRGHAALIHAVAHIEFNAINLACDAVYRFRDMPDAFYTDWTRVAAEEAYHFSLLQARLEQLGHAYGDFPAHNGLWDMAQQTAHDVLLRMALVPRVLEARGLDVTPGMMERFAAVGDQQTVAILEIILRDEVGHVEAGSRWFRYLCERRGLEPETTYFALLEKHLAGGMRCPLHKAARRDAGFTESELARLEALCTRS; this is translated from the coding sequence ATGTCCGACAACCTGTATGCCGCCGCCGAACGCTGCCTGCGCTGCGCCGATGTGCCGCAGAAGCTGGCGCTGGCGCGTGCCCTTACCGTCGACTGGCGCGACGATCGCCTGCGCCGCGACGATCCGCCCGACCCGGCCGACCTGACGGAGGCCGGTCGGCCGCCACGGCCCGAACTCGTGGCCCCCGCGGACCTCGCGCAACGACGGATCGGCACCCCGCGGGGCCACGCTGCGCTGATCCATGCGGTCGCGCACATCGAGTTCAACGCGATCAACCTGGCCTGCGACGCGGTCTACCGGTTCCGCGACATGCCAGACGCGTTCTATACCGATTGGACCCGGGTCGCGGCCGAGGAGGCCTATCACTTCTCGCTGTTGCAGGCGCGCCTGGAGCAGTTGGGGCATGCCTACGGCGATTTCCCCGCGCACAACGGTCTCTGGGACATGGCCCAGCAGACCGCACACGACGTGCTGTTGCGCATGGCGCTGGTGCCGCGGGTACTCGAGGCGCGCGGACTCGATGTGACACCGGGGATGATGGAACGATTCGCCGCCGTCGGTGACCAACAGACCGTGGCGATCCTGGAGATCATCCTGCGCGACGAGGTCGGACACGTCGAGGCCGGCAGCCGCTGGTTCCGCTACCTGTGCGAGCGCCGCGGTCTCGAGCCGGAGACGACCTATTTCGCGTTGCTCGAGAAACACCTTGCCGGGGGGATGCGCTGCCCGCTGCACAAGGCGGCGCGTCGCGACGCCGGCTTCACCGAATCCGAATTGGCACGCCTGGAGGCGTTATGTACAAGATCCTGA